The following are encoded in a window of Roseofilum casamattae BLCC-M143 genomic DNA:
- a CDS encoding DUF4277 domain-containing protein, whose amino-acid sequence MSVEISNIDHLGLVAGIIDSIGMEGKINEILGEQRGEKISAGQVVKGMILNGLGLVSSPLYLFSKFFQGKAIEHLIGPG is encoded by the coding sequence ATGTCAGTAGAAATAAGTAATATAGACCATTTAGGATTGGTAGCAGGCATCATTGATTCTATTGGAATGGAAGGAAAAATTAATGAAATCCTAGGTGAGCAAAGAGGGGAAAAAATCAGTGCCGGTCAAGTAGTCAAAGGGATGATCTTAAATGGACTAGGATTAGTGTCATCTCCTTTATATTTATTTAGCAAGTTCTTTCAAGGAAAAGCCATAGAGCATTTAATTGGGCCCGGA